Proteins from one Desulfonema limicola genomic window:
- a CDS encoding restriction endonuclease subunit S — MEIDYNMPKGWVETTLGLLPEDWIPVDAQSYCDKVADGTHDSPKKTEEGKLLITSKNIKDSRLDTKSAYNISYNDFIEINNRSKVDQWDVLLSMIGTVGEVCLIDKEPDFAIKNVGLFKCGNKTKAKWLYYFLKSKIGRHYIFSRLSGTTQKYITLGELRKLPIPNPPLPEQKAIAAVLSACDDKIELLREQNQTLETIAQTIFKEWFVNFNFPDKNGRPYRENGGEMVDSELGEIPKGWRVGNIGHVLTLLYGKALKTEDRTGSGFPVYGSNGIVGYHEKYLVEGPGVIVGRKGSMGKVVWSNSNFFPIDTTFYVSDMFNTTGLFFHYFLLKRYDFEKIGSDSAVPGLNRNAVYVIKLALPSLDIIEKFNIICKTIFKKIKNNTLQTQTLAQIRDTLLPKLMTGELRVAPYGRRSDL; from the coding sequence TTGGAGATAGATTATAATATGCCAAAGGGGTGGGTTGAGACTACGTTGGGTTTATTGCCTGAGGACTGGATACCAGTAGATGCTCAATCATATTGTGATAAGGTTGCTGATGGTACTCATGATTCCCCCAAAAAAACAGAGGAGGGGAAGCTCTTAATTACATCAAAAAATATCAAAGATAGTCGGTTAGATACCAAGTCCGCATATAATATTTCTTACAATGATTTTATTGAAATTAATAATAGAAGCAAGGTTGATCAATGGGATGTGCTGCTTTCGATGATTGGTACGGTCGGGGAAGTTTGTCTTATTGATAAAGAACCTGATTTTGCTATCAAGAATGTTGGTCTCTTTAAATGTGGTAATAAAACAAAAGCAAAATGGTTGTATTATTTTTTAAAAAGTAAAATCGGACGGCATTATATTTTTAGCCGGTTGAGTGGAACTACTCAAAAATATATTACACTTGGAGAATTAAGAAAACTTCCTATCCCTAATCCTCCCCTCCCCGAACAAAAAGCCATTGCTGCCGTCCTGTCGGCTTGTGATGACAAGATAGAACTGCTGCGGGAACAGAACCAGACCCTCGAAACCATCGCCCAGACCATTTTCAAAGAGTGGTTTGTCAATTTTAATTTCCCTGATAAAAACGGCAGACCCTACCGAGAAAACGGCGGGGAAATGGTGGACAGCGAACTTGGGGAGATTCCTAAGGGGTGGAGGGTTGGGAATATTGGTCATGTTTTAACTTTACTATATGGCAAAGCTCTAAAAACAGAAGATAGAACCGGTTCTGGCTTTCCTGTTTATGGTTCTAATGGTATTGTCGGTTATCATGAAAAATATTTAGTAGAAGGCCCTGGTGTTATAGTAGGAAGAAAAGGTTCAATGGGAAAAGTTGTTTGGAGCAATAGTAATTTTTTCCCGATTGATACAACTTTTTATGTGTCAGACATGTTCAATACCACAGGTTTGTTTTTTCACTACTTTTTACTTAAAAGATATGATTTTGAGAAAATAGGTTCAGATTCAGCAGTTCCGGGACTGAATCGCAACGCCGTTTATGTCATTAAGTTGGCTTTACCTTCTTTAGATATTATTGAAAAATTTAATATAATTTGTAAAACTATCTTTAAAAAAATAAAAAAC
- a CDS encoding RHS repeat-associated core domain-containing protein, with translation MCKKFKGFIWSSIVISVFIIISSQLYAADIIADAGLSINLNSSCADLSVFDPDGRPCSKNQTSIKSALFNKGEKGQQTISITEIKTGQYRYVLRGKKNENCNLAVSILKGGLETASETREISVSKHEVLRGFLTISNVNDELILELTNAEPSLKPDGQTLKGDINGDGEVNIIDIMQTASQWGKNQGDEGFDEFFDLDDDGDIDMFDIMPVSSSWFVKGDKVDSDVKPDADEVDGDSVAEVKDDDNSSVEADVTEPDVKPDADEVDGDSVAEVKDDDNSSVEADVTEPDVKPDADEVDGDSVAEVKDDDNSSVEADETEPDVKPDEDKVDGDSVAQDDNSHEINADENEFAKVKICINTGADFGDISEIWLDIQQVLVCNDKGSECQVIGEPVRVNLLDEESSEAVLGNVLISDGNIGQIRFVLGDDNTVVSGEESFALSIPGGEASGLKLDWNKSVNKDKLNLAVLDFDLENGIKFNQGQGYVLSPNLSLVSDANPPLAADTTVINPKKGGKLRKGNKFELTVPEGAVEDVAVLWTEEKDNGGVTPLFTLGPEGTVFDKPVKVTLNYDPEAVPEGFAEENLVILHDGNPVLTSVDKEAKTLEGEIGHFSTVTGGYVKLVYQWMEPPETEEILVYPGKGFDFAFYLKNTGTANAVDYHLIKADAGYNDSGTNYELFTTNVGETKPAWVKNFPAPQELGSYDVYFNIMDNSGNVLPHLELGTVYVEFKVVEPPPEPEPEPIPTPAPDPEPVPDPGTEPEPTPEPEPDQEPDSVEEPEPVPSGCATQAKLVYAGEQISPAGAAPGESVTVVFTLNNQSGVDAVDYKLQAVNPAYNSGVTYPAFTINSGGTGTARIENIPNPATGESIYFDLVDGCGNVLPALPGGRMYIGDGSGPYGPCASPTAPTINYVDLWQSGCGNVGVSADVAGNEGEPTSEINGVAGVLSSLTSGIFGAVKNVINTGINAINIAAQGMCNTSASFGPINTPGVCTDRLGDFSFKSTCNGFSGKDADPVNTAIGNFFYRESDALVAGLGGTSITIERNYNSMAALWTPASIKRYTQDEGGEMQEEVIAGPPQYFGQGWTSSLGEYLLVVDMEPQFKGLQMLYADGHTALFEETGGGVYTSDSPNNFDEITKEGSDYVLRQNSCQCSLDSKRFNSDGKLIAVSDKNGNEITFNYDGDKLASVENASGRKIEFTSDSEGRIIKAVLPEGITLEYEYTDDLLTAFINGRGLRTEYKYDGNKQMTEMISPKGHPIVQLTYDGDFLVSDQIVGENEKYSFEFEDSVTKITDAYGSTTVHHYDNDKRLIQMDYPDGNSEFYDYNDDFNRTYYMDQAGAEWHWTYDENGNRLTADGPLGWHREWEYNEKNQVTRMAEKVNAATIRETRFEYDGKGNLVKFCNALGDCGSVIYDSKGLPLELVDFAGNKTVHSYDAEGDLTAVTDAENAVMRFDHDGLGRVKQMKKPLGSMFTYTYDPNSNLTAVDGPLAYHMGFAFDENDHLSVKTDPNGGEIRYSYNASDRLAAVENQLKFSTASYIYGLMNELKGVTDAEGRSWSYDYDKLLRVTQVSGPLNVQFKYDYNPTGRITGFTDANGIITHTEYDSLYRPVTVIRNYKPAESPNSDTNVMVSYTYDLVGSLLSMKDPEGFVTEFTYDLQSRRTSKKDAEGYEWEFTYDPMGNMLKSLNPRGYATSFEYTPTYRVSRVVNPETHAVSFVHDADGRLTDQTDARDVVTRFEYDDLGRRIRVIRNYQPAKAGDSETNVVSEFAYDPAGNLISVTNPRGYDAHLVYDAAHRRTEMADFEDGRTMFAYDRVDNLLQVKDAEGNSTFYDYDDLNRMIKLTNAENETKAFAYDPMGNRTHMTEADGTVTYYGYDSIYRLNQVTQNFVPGADPGNDINALTRYAYDARGLLTQIINANGAVTAFDYNPVGRMIRETDPLNNIWEYAYDGMGNRVSRKDAKGALTEYEYYPDDLLNEIRYADGTAVEYAYDPNNNRVSMEDSLGMTAWAYDPLNRIVKADDPFNRTLKYGYDAAGNRVNMVYPDGNQAGYTYSPNNWMASVTDPKALVTQYERDKVGNLTHIANPNQTETDYEYDRVYRTLNLVNRQLGDEPKIHSAFAYTYNKVGHVTQAVMEYGWRNPPVVTETYDYDGLHRLAGAVIDPVKNNGEKEVMSYEYDPVGNRMKWESLNGLSTSTLTDGFTKTYEYNAANQLLAVNVDSVKNNKNINLLESYTYDANGNRINRVRVDVNDKNALVEGMDYAFDPENRMIQALDYQLGGKGQNVRTDRAVTDLEYDGGGRRLVKHYDPKSNDAKGVDKQVQYVFDGLDPVAEYEMLNGQRENFYRGANNQIITMHHFNSGTQGQMYWYHYNFKGDVAGMTKQNGQSHHTYRYDPYGGVVPETGNFTDPHNHYTLTGKEFDENTGLVWFGARHYDPEVGVWLTQDSYRGELIFPESIHRYAYVYNNSINFYDILGFTGTCPTSPPSENDTDWIEYKGNPSFFHCGYDGYLENRTPVPEDPIAECFYDENNTLVDNNHEYSGCKGTPDQYPAEDWLNHTINDDGGIRKSGGEAFVESAGYYAEKAGEAIVDGAVAAGEAIVDAGEAVLESGKAALDGVAQTFNDIENALKSGRCRLTMHGLQCQ, from the coding sequence ATGTGTAAGAAATTCAAGGGGTTTATCTGGAGTTCCATTGTTATTTCTGTTTTTATTATTATCAGTTCCCAGCTTTATGCAGCAGATATTATTGCAGATGCTGGATTATCTATTAACCTGAACAGTTCTTGTGCCGATCTTTCTGTATTTGATCCTGACGGCAGACCATGCAGTAAAAATCAGACCAGTATTAAAAGTGCTTTATTTAATAAAGGTGAAAAAGGCCAGCAGACCATTTCAATAACTGAAATAAAAACCGGGCAGTATAGGTATGTGCTGAGAGGCAAAAAGAATGAAAACTGTAATCTTGCAGTTTCTATTTTAAAAGGTGGTTTGGAAACCGCTTCTGAAACACGGGAAATTTCAGTCAGCAAACATGAGGTTCTGCGGGGTTTTCTAACAATTTCAAATGTTAATGATGAACTCATATTAGAACTGACTAATGCCGAACCATCCTTAAAGCCTGACGGACAGACCCTTAAAGGTGATATTAACGGGGATGGAGAGGTTAATATCATAGACATAATGCAGACAGCCTCACAATGGGGCAAAAATCAGGGTGATGAAGGGTTTGACGAGTTTTTTGACTTAGATGATGACGGTGATATTGACATGTTTGATATTATGCCAGTTTCATCAAGCTGGTTTGTCAAGGGTGATAAAGTTGATTCTGATGTTAAGCCGGATGCTGACGAGGTTGACGGAGACAGTGTTGCTGAAGTCAAGGATGATGACAATTCTTCTGTTGAAGCAGATGTGACTGAGCCTGATGTTAAGCCGGATGCTGACGAGGTTGACGGAGACAGTGTTGCTGAAGTCAAGGATGATGACAATTCTTCTGTTGAAGCAGATGTGACTGAGCCTGATGTTAAGCCGGATGCGGACGAGGTTGACGGAGACAGTGTTGCTGAAGTCAAGGATGATGACAATTCTTCTGTTGAAGCAGATGAGACTGAGCCGGATGTTAAGCCGGATGAGGACAAAGTTGACGGAGACAGCGTTGCTCAGGATGACAATAGCCACGAAATTAATGCTGATGAAAATGAATTTGCTAAGGTAAAAATATGCATTAATACCGGTGCTGATTTTGGTGATATTTCAGAGATTTGGCTGGATATTCAGCAGGTGCTTGTGTGCAATGATAAAGGTTCTGAGTGTCAGGTTATCGGTGAGCCTGTCCGGGTTAATCTGCTGGATGAAGAATCAAGCGAGGCTGTTCTGGGCAATGTCTTGATTTCAGACGGAAATATCGGGCAAATTCGGTTTGTGCTTGGGGATGATAATACAGTGGTTTCCGGGGAGGAATCTTTTGCTCTGAGTATTCCGGGCGGGGAAGCTTCCGGGCTGAAACTGGATTGGAATAAGTCTGTAAACAAGGATAAACTTAATCTGGCTGTGCTTGATTTTGATCTTGAGAACGGGATTAAATTTAATCAGGGGCAGGGTTATGTTCTTTCTCCGAATCTTTCTTTGGTATCAGATGCCAATCCGCCTTTGGCAGCAGATACGACCGTTATTAATCCGAAAAAGGGCGGGAAACTCCGAAAAGGTAATAAGTTTGAACTGACGGTTCCTGAAGGGGCTGTTGAGGATGTTGCTGTTCTGTGGACAGAAGAGAAAGATAACGGCGGGGTTACGCCTTTGTTTACCCTGGGGCCTGAAGGCACTGTTTTTGATAAGCCCGTTAAGGTAACATTGAATTATGACCCTGAAGCTGTGCCTGAAGGCTTTGCTGAGGAAAATCTTGTTATCCTTCATGACGGCAATCCTGTTTTGACCAGTGTTGATAAAGAAGCCAAGACTCTTGAGGGGGAGATTGGGCATTTTTCAACAGTTACGGGTGGATATGTCAAACTGGTATATCAATGGATGGAACCGCCTGAAACAGAAGAAATCCTGGTTTATCCTGGGAAAGGTTTTGATTTTGCTTTTTATCTGAAAAATACAGGAACAGCCAACGCAGTTGATTATCATCTGATAAAAGCTGATGCTGGTTATAATGACAGCGGGACAAACTATGAACTTTTTACTACAAATGTGGGCGAGACAAAGCCAGCCTGGGTCAAAAATTTTCCGGCTCCTCAAGAGTTAGGAAGCTATGATGTTTATTTTAATATCATGGATAATAGCGGGAATGTTCTGCCTCATCTGGAACTTGGAACCGTTTATGTTGAGTTTAAAGTTGTTGAGCCTCCTCCGGAACCGGAACCGGAGCCTATTCCCACACCAGCCCCCGATCCTGAACCTGTTCCTGATCCCGGAACAGAACCGGAACCAACACCAGAACCGGAGCCGGATCAAGAACCTGATTCTGTGGAAGAACCGGAACCTGTTCCCTCCGGTTGTGCTACTCAGGCAAAGCTGGTTTATGCCGGTGAACAGATTTCTCCTGCCGGTGCTGCTCCCGGAGAATCAGTTACAGTTGTTTTTACTTTGAACAATCAGAGCGGGGTTGATGCAGTTGATTACAAACTTCAGGCAGTTAATCCTGCTTATAATTCAGGAGTAACATATCCAGCCTTCACCATAAATAGCGGTGGAACCGGTACAGCAAGAATTGAAAATATTCCAAATCCTGCTACTGGTGAATCAATTTATTTTGATCTTGTTGACGGATGCGGCAATGTTCTTCCGGCTCTCCCAGGCGGACGCATGTATATCGGTGATGGGTCAGGCCCCTACGGTCCCTGTGCCAGCCCGACTGCCCCTACTATTAATTATGTTGATCTCTGGCAAAGCGGATGCGGTAATGTTGGAGTTTCAGCAGATGTTGCCGGCAATGAAGGCGAACCGACTTCAGAGATTAACGGCGTTGCCGGTGTTTTATCTTCTTTAACCAGCGGTATTTTTGGTGCTGTTAAAAATGTAATAAACACAGGAATAAACGCTATTAATATTGCAGCCCAGGGAATGTGCAATACATCAGCCTCTTTTGGTCCAATAAATACGCCTGGTGTCTGCACAGATCGTCTTGGAGATTTCAGTTTTAAAAGCACTTGTAACGGTTTCAGCGGAAAGGATGCTGATCCTGTAAACACGGCTATCGGCAATTTCTTTTACAGGGAATCAGATGCCCTGGTTGCCGGTTTGGGCGGAACTTCCATTACAATAGAACGAAACTACAATTCAATGGCAGCACTCTGGACTCCTGCATCCATTAAACGCTATACTCAGGATGAAGGCGGGGAAATGCAAGAGGAAGTTATTGCAGGCCCTCCCCAGTATTTTGGACAGGGCTGGACTTCCAGTTTAGGCGAATATCTGCTGGTTGTTGATATGGAACCCCAGTTTAAAGGTCTTCAAATGCTTTATGCAGACGGTCATACAGCTTTGTTCGAGGAAACCGGCGGCGGGGTTTATACATCCGATTCTCCAAACAATTTTGATGAGATTACCAAAGAAGGCAGTGATTATGTTCTGCGCCAAAATAGCTGCCAATGCTCTCTTGATTCCAAACGTTTTAATTCAGATGGAAAACTGATTGCAGTTTCCGATAAAAACGGGAATGAAATCACCTTTAATTATGATGGAGATAAGCTTGCCAGTGTTGAAAATGCAAGCGGCAGAAAGATTGAATTTACAAGCGACAGTGAAGGCAGAATAATCAAAGCAGTTCTTCCTGAAGGCATTACTCTTGAATATGAATATACTGATGATCTGCTCACAGCTTTTATTAACGGCAGGGGACTTCGCACTGAATACAAATATGATGGAAACAAACAGATGACCGAGATGATTTCTCCCAAAGGTCATCCAATTGTTCAACTGACTTATGACGGTGATTTTCTTGTAAGTGATCAAATTGTTGGTGAAAATGAAAAATATTCCTTTGAATTTGAAGACAGCGTAACAAAAATTACCGATGCCTATGGAAGCACCACAGTTCATCACTATGATAATGATAAACGCTTGATTCAAATGGATTATCCTGATGGCAATTCTGAATTTTATGATTACAATGATGATTTCAACCGCACATACTACATGGATCAGGCAGGAGCCGAATGGCACTGGACATATGATGAAAACGGCAACCGCCTGACAGCAGACGGTCCTTTAGGCTGGCATCGGGAATGGGAGTATAACGAGAAAAACCAGGTTACGCGCATGGCTGAAAAGGTGAATGCAGCCACAATCAGGGAAACCAGGTTTGAATATGATGGAAAAGGCAATCTTGTTAAATTCTGCAATGCCCTGGGAGACTGCGGTTCCGTTATTTACGACAGTAAAGGGCTGCCTTTGGAACTGGTTGATTTTGCAGGGAACAAGACTGTTCACTCCTATGATGCAGAAGGCGATCTTACTGCTGTTACTGATGCTGAAAATGCTGTTATGAGATTTGACCATGACGGGCTTGGCAGGGTTAAGCAGATGAAAAAGCCTTTGGGCAGCATGTTCACCTATACCTATGACCCCAACAGCAACCTGACGGCTGTTGACGGGCCTCTTGCTTATCATATGGGCTTTGCTTTTGATGAAAACGATCATCTTTCTGTAAAAACCGACCCCAACGGCGGGGAAATCAGGTATTCATACAACGCATCTGACAGGCTGGCTGCTGTGGAAAATCAGTTAAAGTTCAGCACTGCCTCCTATATTTACGGTTTGATGAACGAGTTAAAAGGGGTAACAGATGCCGAGGGCAGATCATGGTCTTATGATTATGACAAACTTCTCAGGGTAACCCAGGTAAGCGGGCCTTTGAATGTGCAGTTTAAATATGACTATAACCCAACAGGCAGGATCACCGGCTTTACTGACGCCAACGGCATTATCACCCATACTGAATATGATTCTCTTTACCGGCCTGTTACTGTTATCCGCAATTACAAGCCCGCAGAGTCGCCGAATTCAGATACCAATGTTATGGTTTCCTATACCTATGACCTTGTGGGCAGTCTTTTGAGCATGAAAGACCCGGAAGGCTTTGTAACTGAATTTACATATGATCTTCAAAGCAGGAGAACCAGTAAAAAGGATGCAGAAGGTTATGAATGGGAGTTTACCTATGATCCTATGGGCAATATGCTTAAATCCCTTAACCCGCGGGGTTATGCCACAAGTTTTGAATATACGCCCACATACCGGGTCAGCAGGGTTGTCAATCCTGAAACCCATGCAGTTTCCTTTGTTCATGATGCAGACGGCAGGCTGACGGATCAGACCGATGCCAGGGATGTTGTTACCCGTTTTGAATATGACGACCTTGGCCGCCGTATCCGGGTTATCCGCAATTATCAGCCTGCAAAAGCCGGGGACAGTGAAACCAATGTTGTGTCTGAATTTGCCTATGACCCTGCCGGAAATCTTATCAGTGTTACCAATCCGCGCGGCTATGATGCTCATCTTGTTTATGATGCTGCTCACCGCCGCACTGAAATGGCTGATTTTGAAGACGGACGCACCATGTTTGCATATGACAGGGTTGATAATCTGCTCCAGGTTAAAGATGCTGAAGGCAATTCAACCTTTTATGATTATGACGATCTTAACAGGATGATAAAACTTACCAATGCCGAGAATGAGACAAAGGCATTTGCCTATGACCCGATGGGCAACCGGACGCATATGACCGAAGCTGACGGAACTGTTACATATTATGGATATGATTCCATTTACCGGCTCAACCAGGTTACTCAGAATTTTGTTCCAGGTGCTGATCCGGGAAATGATATTAATGCCCTGACAAGATACGCTTATGATGCAAGAGGACTTCTCACCCAGATCATAAATGCCAACGGCGCTGTTACTGCCTTTGACTATAACCCTGTTGGCAGGATGATACGGGAAACAGACCCCTTGAATAATATCTGGGAATATGCTTATGACGGAATGGGAAACCGGGTAAGCCGCAAAGATGCCAAAGGTGCGCTTACGGAATATGAGTATTATCCTGATGATCTTCTCAATGAAATCAGGTATGCAGACGGCACGGCTGTTGAATATGCTTATGACCCCAATAATAACAGGGTAAGTATGGAAGACAGTCTTGGCATGACAGCATGGGCTTATGATCCCTTAAACCGGATTGTAAAAGCAGACGACCCGTTTAACCGCACCCTGAAATACGGTTATGATGCAGCAGGCAACCGGGTGAACATGGTTTATCCTGACGGAAACCAGGCGGGTTATACATACAGCCCCAATAACTGGATGGCAAGTGTAACAGACCCCAAAGCCCTGGTAACACAGTATGAGCGCGACAAGGTTGGCAATCTTACCCATATTGCCAACCCCAACCAGACCGAAACCGATTATGAATATGACCGGGTTTACCGAACACTGAACCTGGTAAACCGTCAGCTTGGAGATGAACCCAAGATTCACAGCGCTTTTGCATACACATATAATAAGGTGGGGCATGTAACCCAGGCAGTTATGGAATATGGATGGCGCAATCCCCCGGTTGTTACTGAAACCTATGATTATGACGGTCTGCACAGGCTGGCAGGTGCGGTTATTGACCCTGTTAAGAATAATGGTGAAAAAGAGGTCATGTCTTATGAATATGACCCTGTGGGCAACCGCATGAAATGGGAATCCCTGAACGGTCTTTCCACTTCAACACTTACGGACGGATTTACAAAAACCTATGAATATAATGCAGCAAACCAACTGCTTGCGGTTAATGTGGATTCAGTTAAAAACAATAAAAACATCAACCTGCTTGAATCCTATACCTATGATGCAAACGGCAACAGGATTAACAGGGTGCGCGTTGATGTAAATGATAAAAACGCCCTGGTTGAAGGCATGGATTACGCATTTGACCCGGAAAACAGGATGATCCAGGCTTTGGATTATCAGCTTGGCGGCAAAGGGCAGAATGTCCGCACTGACAGGGCTGTTACGGATCTGGAATATGACGGCGGGGGACGGAGGCTGGTTAAGCATTATGACCCCAAATCCAATGATGCCAAAGGTGTTGACAAGCAGGTGCAGTATGTGTTTGACGGGCTTGATCCTGTGGCAGAATATGAAATGCTCAACGGACAGAGGGAAAACTTCTACCGGGGTGCAAATAATCAGATTATCACCATGCACCATTTCAATTCCGGCACACAGGGGCAGATGTACTGGTATCATTACAATTTCAAGGGCGATGTTGCAGGAATGACCAAGCAAAACGGGCAGTCCCATCATACTTACAGGTATGATCCCTATGGCGGCGTGGTTCCTGAGACCGGGAATTTTACTGATCCGCATAATCATTATACCCTGACAGGGAAAGAGTTTGATGAGAATACAGGGCTGGTTTGGTTTGGGGCGCGGCATTATGATCCGGAGGTTGGGGTTTGGTTGACGCAGGATAGTTATAGAGGAGAATTGATTTTTCCTGAATCTATTCACAGATATGCATATGTATATAATAATTCCATTAATTTTTATGACATATTGGGTTTTACTGGTACATGTCCGACTTCACCACCTTCAGAAAATGATACGGATTGGATAGAATATAAAGGTAATCCTTCTTTTTTTCACTGTGGTTATGATGGTTATTTGGAAAATAGAACTCCAGTGCCAGAAGATCCTATCGCAGAATGTTTTTATGATGAGAATAATACTTTAGTTGATAACAACCATGAGTATTCTGGTTGTAAAGGAACACCAGATCAATATCCTGCTGAAGATTGGTTGAATCATACAATTAATGATGATGGTGGTATAAGGAAAAGCGGAGGCGAAGCATTTGTTGAATCTGCTGGCTATTATGCAGAAAAAGCAGGGGAGGCGATTGTTGACGGTGCAGTTGCAGCAGGAGAGGCGATTGTTGATGCAGGGGAAGCAGTTCTTGAGAGTGGGAAAGCCGCTTTAGACGGAGTTGCGCAGACGTTTAACGATATCGAAAATGCCTTGAAATCTGGACGATGCAGACTTACAATGCACGGACTCCAGTGCCAGTAA
- a CDS encoding putative transposase — protein sequence MKALQHSLPFLPEEIQIISDKIGVVRNDSDIVFYNASGPIYMCKVDDKEGLRIAQGMFVDLKLARPKQIASALGVNASTVQRNKKKYQDGGVKAFAKAAVPERTPYKLDDEKCKEIQENIDKNLSIRSAAEEAGLSEGTIRNGLKRGDLKKENSENKPKSTSERSSQDQESESGIAVKRHSERFFARKGLLEEAKPRFEASEGVKYGGVLIALPVILSQGLLDIGKQVYKKLSNGFFGLQTIFLTLIFMSLLRIKTPEQLTRHSPGELGIVLGLDRAPEVKTLRRKIEELGNQGNAREFADLLARHWADENPDVLGFLYIDGHVRPYHGKNKLPKTHVAQKRLCMPATTDFWVNGTDAQPLFFVTTEANDTLLSTIENEILPEIKQLVEGDKRVTLVFDRAGWSPKTFKKWYDMGFDVMTYRKGSYEPWPEECFQEFEIKICNKKVKYNLGQRSVNMGLKNEDFWMREVRRLCDNGHQTSIITTKQDIDEIFVAVRMFSRWKQENFFRYMGIEFDFNHLCTYDVEPADLERLVPNPAIKEKKKELEKIKKEYEKNLKKLSDAVIQNNDVNQNAKLMQTIRDLDIRCAELVEVISDMPEKVAVKETMDEDKIVKLETERKILTDLIKMTAYRAETSLFDLLVPPVLARNEEEGRSFLKAVFQTPADIIPDEENKCLIVQFHTMANQRSNSALKALCEIINHEECLYPGTDLRLVFNPPELQTKLRPCQEV from the coding sequence ATGAAAGCTCTTCAGCATTCACTTCCATTTCTTCCAGAGGAAATTCAAATAATAAGTGATAAGATTGGTGTTGTTCGCAATGACAGCGATATTGTATTTTACAATGCTTCAGGTCCGATATATATGTGCAAGGTTGATGATAAAGAAGGGCTTCGTATTGCCCAAGGCATGTTTGTTGATCTTAAACTTGCACGTCCAAAACAAATAGCATCAGCGCTCGGAGTAAATGCAAGTACTGTACAGAGAAATAAAAAAAAGTATCAGGATGGCGGTGTTAAAGCTTTCGCTAAAGCTGCTGTGCCTGAACGAACACCGTACAAACTTGATGATGAGAAATGTAAAGAGATCCAGGAAAATATTGATAAAAATTTATCAATAAGATCAGCGGCAGAAGAGGCTGGATTAAGCGAAGGAACAATTAGAAACGGCTTGAAGAGAGGTGATCTTAAAAAAGAGAATTCTGAAAATAAACCAAAGAGTACATCAGAGCGTTCTTCCCAAGACCAGGAAAGTGAAAGTGGAATAGCAGTTAAACGCCACAGCGAAAGATTCTTTGCAAGAAAAGGTTTGCTGGAGGAAGCAAAACCCCGTTTTGAGGCATCTGAAGGGGTTAAATACGGCGGTGTTCTTATTGCTCTGCCGGTTATATTATCCCAGGGACTGCTGGATATCGGAAAACAGGTTTATAAAAAATTAAGCAACGGTTTTTTCGGTTTGCAGACCATATTTTTAACATTGATCTTCATGTCGCTTCTCAGGATAAAAACTCCTGAACAATTAACCAGACATTCGCCAGGGGAACTGGGAATTGTCCTGGGACTTGACCGCGCTCCTGAAGTAAAAACATTAAGGAGAAAAATAGAAGAACTGGGGAACCAGGGAAATGCAAGAGAATTTGCTGATTTGCTTGCCCGTCACTGGGCAGATGAAAATCCTGATGTATTGGGATTTCTTTATATAGACGGGCATGTGCGGCCTTATCACGGTAAAAATAAACTTCCAAAAACACATGTTGCACAAAAACGTCTTTGTATGCCTGCAACAACTGATTTCTGGGTAAATGGCACTGACGCGCAGCCTTTATTTTTCGTAACAACTGAAGCAAATGACACCCTGCTTTCAACCATTGAAAACGAGATTTTACCTGAAATCAAACAACTTGTTGAAGGTGATAAAAGGGTTACACTGGTTTTCGACCGTGCAGGCTGGAGTCCTAAAACCTTTAAAAAATGGTATGATATGGGGTTCGATGTAATGACATACCGCAAAGGCAGTTATGAACCCTGGCCTGAAGAATGTTTCCAGGAATTTGAAATTAAAATCTGTAATAAAAAAGTCAAATACAACCTTGGCCAGCGTTCTGTCAATATGGGGCTTAAAAATGAAGATTTCTGGATGCGTGAAGTCAGGAGACTTTGTGATAACGGACACCAGACTTCTATCATAACAACAAAACAGGATATTGATGAAATTTTTGTTGCAGTTCGAATGTTTTCCCGCTGGAAACAGGAAAATTTCTTCCGTTACATGGGAATAGAGTTCGATTTCAACCATCTTTGTACCTATGATGTTGAACCGGCTGATCTCGAACGTCTTGTTCCTAATCCAGCTATAAAAGAGAAGAAAAAAGAGCTTGAAAAAATAAAAAAAGAGTATGAAAAGAATCTTAAAAAGCTTAGTGATGCAGTAATTCAAAATAATGACGTTAATCAAAATGCAAAATTAATGCAGACGATCAGGGATCTGGATATTAGATGTGCTGAACTGGTAGAAGTTATAAGCGATATGCCTGAAAAGGTTGCTGTCAAAGAAACGATGGATGAAGATAAGATTGTCAAACTCGAAACAGAGAGAAAGATATTAACCGATCTTATAAAAATGACTGCTTATCGCGCAGAAACATCTCTTTTCGATCTCCTTGTTCCTCCTGTTCTTGCCCGGAATGAAGAAGAGGGGCGCTCTTTTCTTAAAGCTGTTTTCCAGACTCCAGCAGATATAATACCTGATGAAGAAAATAAATGCCTGATCGTACAGTTTCATACAATGGCAAACCAGAGATCAAATAGTGCCCTTAAAGCTTTATGTGAGATAATAAATCACGAAGAATGCCTTTACCCTGGAACAGATCTCCGCCTTGTTTTTAACCCCCCAGAGTTGCAAACGAAATTACGCCCATGTCAGGAGGTCTGA